In Polyangiaceae bacterium, the genomic window ATGCCGACGTGCCGGTCCGGTGATCCCGGCTCGAACACGCGCGCGAGCAGGCTCATCACTTCCGTCAGCGACTCCGGTGTCAAGGAGCGCTCGAAGGGCTCGGCCAACGCTTCCTCCACGCTGAGCCCGCGGAGCGCCGTGATCGACGGGCTCACGTAGGTCATGCGACCGAGGCCGAGGTCGAAGACCCAGATCACGTCCTGCACGTGATCGGCGAGCAGGCGATACCGCGCCTCGCTCTCGTGCAGCGACGTCACGTCCACCGCGGTGCAGGCCACCCGGTCGCCCAGGCTGAGGGCGCTGACCACGAAGCTGAAGGGCCCGTGCTCGAGCCGGATGGATCCGGGCTCACCGGAGGCGAGCGCCCGCGACCAGAGCGCGTGCAAGGTCGCGAACTGCTCGGGGACGACCTCGGACAGCCGGTGACCCAACACTTCGTCGCGACCCTTGCCCAGGACTTCCAGCACCGGACCGGACACCTCGGCGTACTGCCAGTCCACCACGGACCCGCTCGCGCCCCGTTGGGGCACGACGATGACCGATAGCGCTGCATCGATGTCGATCTTCTGGAGTCCGCCTTCCATCCGAACTAGTACCGTATTCGATCGAACCCGGCAGAGGAAGCAGCGGGAGCTCGGGCCCGGCACAGCAACCGTCACGTCAGCTCGACCGCCGGCGTGCCTCGAAAGGGAGTCCTCAGGGGGAACCATGCTCGATCTGATCCGCGACGTGCTCGACAACTTGACCGATGGCTGCCAGGTCATCGCCCCCGACGGCAGCTACCTGTACCTGAACGACGCCGTCGCCACCCACGCCCGGCGGTCCAAGGAAGACCTGCTCGGCCGCCGCATGGTCGAGTGCTTCCCGGGCATCGACCAGACGCCGATGTACCGGGTGCTCCAGACCTGCCTGACCGAGCGCACCCAGGCCGAGCTCGAGAACGAGTTCGAGTACCCGGACGGGCAGAAGGCCTGGTTCGAGCTCCGCTTCGTCCCGGTCTCCGCGGGGGTCTGCATCTTCTCGCGCGACATCAGCGCGCGCAAGCAGAGCGAGGACACCCTCCGTCACAGCGAGCAGATGTTCCGCGACCTGGCCGCTGCGGCACCGGACGCCATCCTGGCGGTCGGTTTCGACGGCAAGATCCGCTACGCCAACCCGGAGGCCGAGCGGATCTTCGGCTACGAGCCCGGCACGCTGGCGGGTGAGCCCCTCGAGGCGCTGCTCCCGCCGGCAGCCCGTGAGAGACACGTTGCGAGCCGCGCAGGCTTCTTTGCGGAGCCCGCCCCCCGAAGGCTGGGCGCCGGGCGCGCGCTCGTCGCCCTCCGCAGGGACGGAACGGAGCTCCCCGTCGAGATCTCGCTGTCCGCGTCCACCCTCGACGGCTCCCCGGTGGCGCTCAGTGTCATTCGCGACATGACCGCCCAGCGCAAGCTCGAGGGGCAGCTCCGTCAGGCGCAGAAGATGGAAGCCGTCGGGCGTTTGGCCGGCGGCGTGGCGCACGACTTCAACAACCTCTTGTCCATCATCATCAGCTACAGTGACCTGCTGCTCGCCGCGCTGCCGGCCGCCGATCCGACGCGGGCGGACCTGGAAGAAGTCCGCGCGGCGGGGAAGCGAGCGGCGGAGCTCACCGGTCAGCTCCTGGCCTTCGGCCGGCAGCAGGTGCTCCAGCCGAAGCGAGTGAGCCTGAACGAGGTCCTGCAAGGCATCGAGCGCATGCTGCGCCGTCTCATCGGCGAGGACGTCGAGCTCACGGTGCTGCTCGCGCCGGCCCTCGGTACGGTGCTGGTGGACGCGACCCAGCTCGAGCAGGTGATTCTGAACCTGGTCGTGAACGCCCGCGACGCCATGCCGCGCGGCGGGAAGCTCACCATCGAGACCGCCAACGTCGAGCTCGACTCGGCCTACGCCGCCGAGCACGTGGAAGCGAGCGCCGGGCCGCACGTGCTGCTGGCGGTCACCGACACCGGGGAGGGCATGGACGCCGAGACCCGCGCCCGCATCTTCGAGCCCTTCTTCACCACCAAGGAGGTGGGCCGCGGCACCGGGCTCGGGCTCTCCACCGTGTTCGGCATCGTGCGCCAGAGCGGCGGGAACATCTGGGTCTACAGCGAGCCGGAAAAAGGGACGACCTTCAAGCTCTACTTCCCGCGCGCCGAGGGGCCAGCCGAGTCGCTGGCGCCGAGCGCGCCGCCGTCGTCCCGGCGGGCCGCTTCGGAGACGGTGCTCCTGGTCGAGGACGACGCTCGAGTGCGCGCGCTCTGCCGCACCATCCTGAGCAAGCTCGGCTACCACGTGCTCGAGGCGCAGAGCGCCGGCGACGCGCTGCTGATCTCGGAGCAGCACGGCGCGAGCATTCACCTGCTCTTGACCGATCTCGTCATGCCGCGGATCGGCGGGAAGGAGCTCGCGGAGCGGCTCCGCGCGCAGCGCCCGACGCTCCGCGTCCTGTACATGTCCGGCTACACGCAGAACTCGGTCTTGCACCACGGCGTGCTCGATTCGGGGGTCGCGTTCCTGCAGAAGCCCGTCACGCCGGAGGCGCTCGCCCACAAGGTGCGCGAAGTGCTGGATTCACCCTAAAGGAACCCGCGACCGTGCCGTCACTCCGTGAGGTCCCCGTGGAAGACTCCGCTGGCACCGCGAAGCGCAAGGCCTGCAAGGTCGCGCTGGGCTACGGCCTGGCGGCCGCGGCGTACATCGTCGCCTCCAGCCTGCTGGTCGGCGAGGTCGCCCTCGATCCGCACGATCACGCGTTGATCGAGACGCTGAAGGGCATCGGGTTCGTGGGCGTCACGGCGCTCGCCCTCGGCTGGCTCGTCCACCGCGACTACCGCGCGCTGATCGGCGCGAAGGCGGAGCTCGCCGCCTCTGCAACCGCGCTGGCCCGCGCTCAGAACGCCGCGACCCTCTCCGTGGTCACGGGCGCCATCGCCCACGACATGCGCAACCTGCTGGGGGCGGCCAAGACCAACCTGGAGTTCGTCGAGCCGGCCGCGCGCGGGGACCCGGATGCCAGCGAGGCGCTCGCGGACGTGCGGGAATCCCTCGGGCGCCTGACCGAGTTCGCCACGGACCTGATGGCTCGCGCCGGGAAGAACCCCTCGGAATTCCCGGCAGCGGACGTGGATCTCGCTGGCGTCGCCCGCGACTGCGTTCGGCTCACCTCCCTGTTCGCCCGGGGCCACCAGTGCGACATCGCCCTCGAGGTCGAGAGCGACTGCACCGTCCACGGCCGCCGCCAGGAGCTCGAGTGCGCCGTCTTGAACCTGCTGATGAACGCCGTGGACGCCTCGGATCGCAAGGGGCGGGTGTCGGTCAGCTGCGCGCGCACGAACCGCGACGTCCTCCTCAGCGTCTGTGACAGCGGCCCCGGGGTTCCGCTGGAGCTGGCGGACAAGATCTTCGAGCCCTTCTTCACCACCAAGGGCTCACGGGGCAACGGGGTCGGGCTCGCCGTGACGCGCGGGCTGGTGCGCTCCTACGGAGGGGACGTGCGCCTCTCGGGGCCGGGTCCGGGGGCGGAGTTCGTGCTCACCCTGCCGGCCAGCACGCTCACTCCTCCGGGTTCGTCTCCGTGATGGCCGGCGCCACGACCAGCACCGAACCCTTGCCGGCCTGGACGATCTTGCCGCTGAGCTTGATCTCGCTGAGCACGCCGTCGCCGTCCAGGTCCCCTTGCGCGACGGCGTCGAAAGTGGCGTTCACCTTGCCGGCGTTGGCGACGTTGGTCGTCGAGGTCTTGTAGCGGTAGAGGAAGTGCTGCGGCCCGGAGACCGAGAACTTCAGGCACGCGAAGCCTTTGCCGGCGGTCTTCTGGTCGTAGGCCCACTCGGCCGGGCTCGACTGGTACTTCTGACCTTTGATCGACTTGGCGTTCTGCGGCACCGTGCGGGTGGCCGTGACGCACAGGCGACTCTGGCTCTGGACCTTGCTCTTGGTGGCGAGGACCGTGCCCGCCATGCTCTCGCGCGCGTAGGCCGTGCTCGCGTCCTTGGCCATCTGCCCGACGTTGTTCCGCGCCTCGGCGGCGCGAGACGCCAGCACGTACTTTCGCACGCCGTGCGTCGCCGTCGTGGCGAGCACGCCCGCGATCCCGACGGTGACCATCAGCTCGACCAGCGAGAATCCCCTCGCCCTCATGGCGCCTCCTTGGTGAACAGCCCGGCGCGGCACTCCCAGCCCTCGGGCGGCAGCGTCTCGTCGTCGCAGCGCACGCTCTCGAGCCCGACCGCACCGTCCAGCTTCGCACCGGACCAGTCGGCGCCCAGCGCGGACACCGAGCTCACGCTCGCCCCGTCCAGGTTCGCGCCGGCCAGGTCGGCTCGATTCAGGTTGGCACCGCCGAGCTTCGCTCCGGCGAGGTCGGCGAAGCTCAAGGTCGCTCCCGACAGATCCGCGCCCTCGAAGCTAACTCCGCCGAGATCCCGATCGCCCAGTGCGAGCAGCCGCCCCACGGCGGCACCGCGCTCCGCTGGCGCCGCGCGCTCGAGCTCTCGGCGCGCCAGCCAGCGATTCGCGCTCGTCACGGGGCTGGTGAACAGCGTCGCCAGCGCGCAGAGGCCCACGCTGGCGAAGGCCGTGGCCATGCCCAGGCGCCTTCGCCCGGACGGCGGCGCCGGCGCGGGTACGGGCGGCGGCAACGCGGCGCGCGGCGGGGTCCCCGGCGGCGTGCTGAGCCCGGTGAAGTTCTGCTCCGCCGCGTTCGGCAGCAGCAGACCGACGTTCTCGTAGTCGCCGTAGCGCTCGACGTCGCGCAGGAGGGCCTCGACGCTCGAGTAGCGCAAGAGGGGCTCCACGCAGGTGGCGCGCCGCACGATGCGGGACAGACCCGCCGGTGCGCGGGCCAGACAGCCCAGGTGCGGCACCAGCGCCGTCTCCAGCGGCGGGTCAGCCGCGAGCAACAGGAAAGCAAGCAGACGACCCAGGGAGTAGACGTCGGAGCGCGCGTCGCCGCCGCCCCCGTCCAGCACCTCTGGCGCAGCGTACAGGCGCGTCTCCATGGAGGCCGGCGCCTGGCCACCGGGATCGAGCAGCCGCGGCCCGAGGTCCTCGTCGAGACCGACCACGCCCGGGCACAAGCCACCGTGGCTCCGCCCCCGCGAGTGCAGCTCGATCACCACCGCCGCGAGCCCGCGGAACAGCTCGAGCTTGCGCTCCAGCTTCAGCCCCAGGGCTGGCAGATCGTGCAGGATCCCGACGATGGGCTCGAGGCGGAGGTAGCCGCGCCGCACGTTGGCCTCGAGCACGCGGACCACCCCGGGGACGTCACCGAGGTCACCCAACCCAGCGGCGACCCGCTCGAGCTCGGCAAGCTCGTCGGGGCTCGGCTCCGCGGCGAAGGTCATCACGGAGAAGCGCTCGCCGTCGTCGCTCGACGCGCTCCAGAGCTCGCGCCCCGCGACGCAGCCGGCCAGGTCCAGCCGCGCGGCGCCCCTCGGCCAGGGCTGCTCGGCACCCAGCCCGACCAGGGGCAAGAGGTCCGTCGGGTGGGAGTGGGTCGTCACGACGTGACCCTCCGCCGCCGCACCCAGGCCGCCGCGGTCAGCGCGAGCATCAGCGCGACTTGCCAGAGCGGCGCATCCCGGCGCGCCACGCTCGCCCCACCGCAGCCGCCGCCGGTGTCCGTCGCCGCGCTCTCGGGCGCCGGGTGGCGATACAGGCTCACCATGACCGTGCGGTCCGGCGGCTCCAGATCGCGCTTCCGGAGCTCGCACTTGCCGGTCTTGTAGAACATCGTCGTCGCGGGATCCTCGTGGTCCTCCCCGAGGCCGAAGAAGTGGCCGGCCTCGTGCGCCACCACGCTCTGCAAGTCGTATGCGCCGTCGCAGCCGGGCGCCTCGTGCGCGTCGAACCCGTCGTCGTCGTCGTCCCCGTGATGCGGGCTCGCGCCACCGCCCAGGACCGCGAAGGGCTTCTTCGAGTTGATCACGATGTCGGACTCGAGGATGCGTCCGGTCTCCGCGTCCACGAAGCTGACGGTCAGCGCCAGATCCTTCTTGTGGCCGGCCAGCTCGATGGGCGCGAAGAGCACCGCGTTCACACCGTCCGGCTCGAGGCCGGGCTTCGCGCCGCTGGTGGTGTCGAAGGTCACCGGTGGCAGCGAGGCGTCCGTCTCGAGCCAGGCACCGAACCCGGCCTGCACCGCCGAGCTGGCCCCGGGTCCGAGCTTCTGGAGGGAGGCGTCCAGCTTCACGCTCACCGGTGCGTTGGCCCAGCGCTCGGGCTTGCCGCGATCCGTCGTCTTCTCCTTGGGCGCGCCGTTGACGAAGACCACGGGCAACCCGCGATCGGGCTCCGGAGGCTTCGCCAGCTGCCAGCCCAGCAGCCCCAACGCGGAGAGCGCGAGCAACGCGACGAAGAACACCGTCCGGCGCGGGCGCACCACCGGACGCACGCTCGGCTTCAGGGTCACGCTCTTCGGGCGCAGGGTGAAGATGCTCAGGATCGGCGCGATGGAATGGGTCGGGCTCGGGGCGAGCGTGCTCGGGCGGCGATCGGTCGGGGGCATGGCTCCACTCGACGAAAACGGCCGCCCTGTTTCGAGCTGAAGCGCCCCCGCGCAGATCGGTGCGACCCCCTCCCACCTCGCGCGCGCAAACTCTGCGACTTCAACGCCGGGCTACGGGGCCGTAGCTTTCAGCATTGACCTCCGTGTCTCCGCTCTCCCTGGGTGACGCCGCGGTCGCCGGCGCCGGCGTCCTCCTGTGCGCGTACGAGCTCTGGCTCTTCGCGCGGCGGCCGGGTCACCGGGAGCACCTCTGGATGGCCGTGATCGGCGCGATGGCCGCGACCTACGCGGCCTTGATGGCGGTCCACTACAACGTCGGCCACGACGCGGCGCTGATCCTCACCCGCTTCGAGGGCGCCGCGCTCACCACGGCGAGCTGCGCGGGCATCGCCTGGATCCTGCTCGTCACGGGCCGCGCCACTCCCCGGGCGCACGCCCTGCTCGGCGCGTTCTGGCTGGCGGTCACCGCACTGACCATCTCCCCCTGGGTCGTTCGCTCGATGCGTCCTGTCGAGCCCTGGCTCGGCGACGGGATATTCTGGCGGCGCGTGCAGACCCCGGCGGTCGGCGCGCTCCAGGCGACCGGGATCGCGCTCCTGCTGCTCGGCCTCTGGCTCTCCACCCGCGCGCCGCCGGAGCGCCGCTCCGAGGCCCGCCACTATCAGCTGGGCATCGGGCTCTGGGCAGCGGATGCCCTGCACACCACGGTGACGAACGTCTTGGGCCGGCAGCTCCCGCTCTCCACCGTCGAGTACGGCTTCCTGGCCTTCGCCGTCGCGCTCGTCTCCCACGACGTCCGCCACTACATGCACGCCCTGGCCACGACCGAGCACGCGGTGCGCTCGGCGGTTTCCCGCCAGCGCGAGCTCGAGGCGCTGCACCACGACGTGGTCGCCTCCATCGGCGAGGGCGTGGTGCTCCTCGACTCGCTCCAGCGCGTGCGGCTCTGGAACCCCGTGGCGGCCGCGCTGACCGGCGTGCCCGAGACCGAGGCCGTGGGGCGCTCGCTCTGGGATCTGATCCAGGTCGCCCCCGCCGACGAGCGCACGCTCGCCGCAGCCCTCGCCGAAGCGACCCGAGGTCGCGTGGTGACCACCGTGCCCGCGGGGCTGCGTTCCGGCCAGCGCGAGGTGCAGGTGGCCTGGACGCTCACGCCCTTCGGTCCGCCGGGTGACCGGCGCGGCGCCATCGCCATCTTGCACGACGCGACGGCAGAGCAGGCCGCGCGGCTCGCGCTGATCCGCAGCGAACGCAACTCGAAGGCGCTGATCGAGAGCCTGCCGGACGCCATCGCCGTCTTGTCGGACGAACGCATCCTCTACATCAACGCCGCGCTCGCGCGCTTGCTCGGCCTCGGCCCCGACGACAGCCTGAGCGGGCTCAGCGCCGGCCGACTGGTCCACCACGCCGATCGCGCGCGCTTGCGCCAGATCCGCGACGGCAGCGACCCGGCGGAGCTGCGCTTGAACGCGCGCAACCGCGGCATCACCGCCGAGATCCGCTGCGTGCCCATCGAGTTCGACGGCGCGCCCGCCCAGGCGCTCATCGCCCGGGACGTGACCGAGCGGAACGAGCTCACCGCGCGCATGATGGAGCTCGACCGCATGGTCGCGGTCGGCACGCTGGCCGCCGGAGTCGGGCACGAGATCAACAACCCGCTCGCGTACATGGTCGCCAACCTCGAGGAGCTGCGGAAGGAGATCCCCGGGGCCGAGCCTCGCCTGCTCGTCGAGGAGACCCTCCAGGGTGCTCGCCGCATCCGCGACATCGTACAGGCCCTGGCCGGGTTCTCCCGCGCCGGCGTCGAGCGCACCACCGTGAGCCTCGGCGAGGCGCTCCACTCCGCCATCACCATGAGCGGCAACGAGATCCGGCACCGCGCCCGGGTCTCCCTCGACCACCAGGGTGACTTCTACGTGGTCGCCGGCGAAGCCGAGCTGGCGCAGGTCTTCTTGAACCTGCTGGTCAACGCCAGCCAAGCGCTGCCCAACGGTACGGCGGAGACCAACGAGATCCGCGTGCGCACCTACGCGGATCCGGTAGCGAACCGGGTGGTCTGCGAGGTGGCGGACACCGGCTCGGGCATCGCGCCCGAGATCCTGCCGCGCATCTTCGATCCGTTCTTCACCACCAAGCCGGTCGGCGAGGGCACCGGTCTCGGCCTGAGCATCTGCCGGCAGACGATCCGCGCGTTGGGCGGAGACATCGAGGTGGAGACCGAGGTCGGGGTCGGCACGACCTTCCGCGTCCTGCTCCCGCCCGCCGAGGCCGTGACGGAGCCGCTGCGCCTGTCGCGCCGCGCGCGCTCCACCCCCGCGCCGGACGGGCGGCTGCGGGTGATGCTGGTGGACGACGAAGCGAGCCTGCTCCGCGCCCTGTCCCGCCCGCTGCGCCGGCACTTCGACCTCAGCCTGTGCGTCTCCGCGGTGGAGGCCCTCGAGCACCTCGAGCGCGGCGACGACTTCGACGCCATCGTGACCGATCTGATGATGCCCGGCACCTCCGGCATGGAGCTCTACGATCAGATCCGCGAGCGCTTCCCGAAGCTGGCCGAGCGCGTGCTGTTCACCACCGGCGGCGCCTTCACCGCGGAGGCCAAGGCCTTCTCGGCCCAGATGGCCGACCGCGTCCTGCCCAAGCCCGTCGCCATCTCCGAGCTCCGGCGGCGCGTGCGCGAGATCGCCGCCACGCACCCGGGCCGAGCGCGGACCGGCAGCGCGTGCGCGTGAGGCAACGCTCCGGGGTCGGCCAGGACCAATTGACCAGTCAGGTGGTCAAACCTAAGCTCCAGGCATGGTAGCCCCCCGCAAAATAGCCGCCAGCGAGTTCAAAGCCCGTTGCCTCGGCCTCCTCGACGAGGTCCGCGAGAGCGGCGCCGAGGTCGTGATCACCAAACACGGCGAGCCGGTCGCACGACTCGTGCCCATGGCCAGGGCGCGGACCTCGCTGCGCGGTGCGTGGAGGGGCGTGGCCCGGGTCCGCGGAGACATCGTCCACGTGGACTGGACGGCCGATTTCGAGGCGAATCGGTGAAACACCTCCTGGACACACACGTCGCGGTCTGGTGGCTCACCGACGACCGCCGGCTCACCCGGGCGCACGCGCGCGTCCTCGAGCGCGCGGAGCGGAGCGGTACGCCGGTTGGCCTGTCCGCAATCTCACTGTGGGAGATCGCCAAGCTCGTCGAGCGGCGCCGCATCGAGCTCGATCAGACCATCGACGAGAGCCTGGCGGAGCTCGAAGCGCATCCTGGCTTCGCAGTCCTCCCACTCAGCGCGCGGATTGCGGTCGAGAGCACGCGACTCGGGGCGCGCTTCCCGTCGGATCCGGTGGATCAGATCATCGCGGCGACGGCACGCTGTCACGCGCTGACCCTGCTCACCGTCGACGAGCGGATCATCGAGTCGGGCGCGGTGGCGGTCGGCTGATCCGCTGAGGTTTCGCGGCAAGTCAGCCTCGACGCTTGGCGAGCTCCGCCTCGAGCTCCGCGACCCTCCGAGCCAGCGCCTCCGCGCGCCGCGCTTCCTCCTCCGCGCGCCGGGCTTCTTCCTCCGCGCGCCGGGCTTCTTCCTCCGCGCGCCGGGCTTCTTCCTCCGCGCGCCGGGCTTCTTCCTCCGCGCGCCGGGCTGCTTCCTCCGCGCGCTCGGCCTGCTGCTCCGAGAGTCGCTCGAGCTTCGCGATCAGCTCGGGAGCGTCCAGGAGCTGCGCGTTGCCGTGGTAGTAGCGCACGCGTCCGTCCTCGACCCGCAGCTCGAGCCCGAGCACCCTGGAGCTGAAGAACCCATTCTGCGGGACCATCGGACGGTACTGCTTCGCGCCGGGCTCGGGCAGCGCGAAGCCGCTGAGCCGCTG contains:
- a CDS encoding pentapeptide repeat-containing protein, with protein sequence MATAFASVGLCALATLFTSPVTSANRWLARRELERAAPAERGAAVGRLLALGDRDLGGVSFEGADLSGATLSFADLAGAKLGGANLNRADLAGANLDGASVSSVSALGADWSGAKLDGAVGLESVRCDDETLPPEGWECRAGLFTKEAP
- a CDS encoding type II toxin-antitoxin system Phd/YefM family antitoxin, with the protein product MVAPRKIAASEFKARCLGLLDEVRESGAEVVITKHGEPVARLVPMARARTSLRGAWRGVARVRGDIVHVDWTADFEANR
- a CDS encoding type II toxin-antitoxin system VapC family toxin — its product is MKHLLDTHVAVWWLTDDRRLTRAHARVLERAERSGTPVGLSAISLWEIAKLVERRRIELDQTIDESLAELEAHPGFAVLPLSARIAVESTRLGARFPSDPVDQIIAATARCHALTLLTVDERIIESGAVAVG
- a CDS encoding prepilin-type N-terminal cleavage/methylation domain-containing protein, which translates into the protein MRARGFSLVELMVTVGIAGVLATTATHGVRKYVLASRAAEARNNVGQMAKDASTAYARESMAGTVLATKSKVQSQSRLCVTATRTVPQNAKSIKGQKYQSSPAEWAYDQKTAGKGFACLKFSVSGPQHFLYRYKTSTTNVANAGKVNATFDAVAQGDLDGDGVLSEIKLSGKIVQAGKGSVLVVAPAITETNPEE
- a CDS encoding PAS domain S-box protein, whose amino-acid sequence is MLDLIRDVLDNLTDGCQVIAPDGSYLYLNDAVATHARRSKEDLLGRRMVECFPGIDQTPMYRVLQTCLTERTQAELENEFEYPDGQKAWFELRFVPVSAGVCIFSRDISARKQSEDTLRHSEQMFRDLAAAAPDAILAVGFDGKIRYANPEAERIFGYEPGTLAGEPLEALLPPAARERHVASRAGFFAEPAPRRLGAGRALVALRRDGTELPVEISLSASTLDGSPVALSVIRDMTAQRKLEGQLRQAQKMEAVGRLAGGVAHDFNNLLSIIISYSDLLLAALPAADPTRADLEEVRAAGKRAAELTGQLLAFGRQQVLQPKRVSLNEVLQGIERMLRRLIGEDVELTVLLAPALGTVLVDATQLEQVILNLVVNARDAMPRGGKLTIETANVELDSAYAAEHVEASAGPHVLLAVTDTGEGMDAETRARIFEPFFTTKEVGRGTGLGLSTVFGIVRQSGGNIWVYSEPEKGTTFKLYFPRAEGPAESLAPSAPPSSRRAASETVLLVEDDARVRALCRTILSKLGYHVLEAQSAGDALLISEQHGASIHLLLTDLVMPRIGGKELAERLRAQRPTLRVLYMSGYTQNSVLHHGVLDSGVAFLQKPVTPEALAHKVREVLDSP
- a CDS encoding Uma2 family endonuclease is translated as MSEAERAACLDLLPAHMSDVELLPPEGDLHRDAKSDALDVLREFFRRTGQKVYVAADLTVYYPAERRFSPDVLAVIGAEPHPRMKWVVSAEGKGLAWVLEVHVAGERRKDMERNVALYARLGIPEYFIYDRGRQRLSGFALPEPGAKQYRPMVPQNGFFSSRVLGLELRVEDGRVRYYHGNAQLLDAPELIAKLERLSEQQAERAEEAARRAEEEARRAEEEARRAEEEARRAEEEARRAEEEARRAEALARRVAELEAELAKRRG
- a CDS encoding HAMP domain-containing histidine kinase is translated as MEDSAGTAKRKACKVALGYGLAAAAYIVASSLLVGEVALDPHDHALIETLKGIGFVGVTALALGWLVHRDYRALIGAKAELAASATALARAQNAATLSVVTGAIAHDMRNLLGAAKTNLEFVEPAARGDPDASEALADVRESLGRLTEFATDLMARAGKNPSEFPAADVDLAGVARDCVRLTSLFARGHQCDIALEVESDCTVHGRRQELECAVLNLLMNAVDASDRKGRVSVSCARTNRDVLLSVCDSGPGVPLELADKIFEPFFTTKGSRGNGVGLAVTRGLVRSYGGDVRLSGPGPGAEFVLTLPASTLTPPGSSP
- a CDS encoding PAS domain-containing protein, whose amino-acid sequence is MSPLSLGDAAVAGAGVLLCAYELWLFARRPGHREHLWMAVIGAMAATYAALMAVHYNVGHDAALILTRFEGAALTTASCAGIAWILLVTGRATPRAHALLGAFWLAVTALTISPWVVRSMRPVEPWLGDGIFWRRVQTPAVGALQATGIALLLLGLWLSTRAPPERRSEARHYQLGIGLWAADALHTTVTNVLGRQLPLSTVEYGFLAFAVALVSHDVRHYMHALATTEHAVRSAVSRQRELEALHHDVVASIGEGVVLLDSLQRVRLWNPVAAALTGVPETEAVGRSLWDLIQVAPADERTLAAALAEATRGRVVTTVPAGLRSGQREVQVAWTLTPFGPPGDRRGAIAILHDATAEQAARLALIRSERNSKALIESLPDAIAVLSDERILYINAALARLLGLGPDDSLSGLSAGRLVHHADRARLRQIRDGSDPAELRLNARNRGITAEIRCVPIEFDGAPAQALIARDVTERNELTARMMELDRMVAVGTLAAGVGHEINNPLAYMVANLEELRKEIPGAEPRLLVEETLQGARRIRDIVQALAGFSRAGVERTTVSLGEALHSAITMSGNEIRHRARVSLDHQGDFYVVAGEAELAQVFLNLLVNASQALPNGTAETNEIRVRTYADPVANRVVCEVADTGSGIAPEILPRIFDPFFTTKPVGEGTGLGLSICRQTIRALGGDIEVETEVGVGTTFRVLLPPAEAVTEPLRLSRRARSTPAPDGRLRVMLVDDEASLLRALSRPLRRHFDLSLCVSAVEALEHLERGDDFDAIVTDLMMPGTSGMELYDQIRERFPKLAERVLFTTGGAFTAEAKAFSAQMADRVLPKPVAISELRRRVREIAATHPGRARTGSACA